The following coding sequences are from one Streptomyces dengpaensis window:
- a CDS encoding aromatase/cyclase, whose amino-acid sequence MTVREVAHEITVEAPAAEVYRLIAEVGNWPLIFPPTVHVDHVERGEREERIRIWATANGAAKGWTSHRTLDPAARRITFRQEVSSPPVASMGGTWIIEPAGENVCRVRLLHDYRAVDDDPAGLEWIDRAVDRNSRSELAALKTNVERVTASAELTLSFIDSVEIKGSAKDVYDFLNEAQSWSERLPHVVKVSLTEDSPGLQVLRMDTLTKDGSVHTTESVRVCFPHSRIVYKQTTLPALMTLHTGYWQLDESADGVTTATSQHTVILNTENISGILGEGAGVPEARAFIRDALGNNSRATLGHAKTYAEARR is encoded by the coding sequence ATGACCGTCCGTGAGGTCGCGCACGAGATCACCGTGGAAGCACCGGCCGCCGAGGTGTACCGGCTGATCGCGGAGGTCGGGAACTGGCCCCTGATCTTCCCGCCGACCGTCCACGTCGACCACGTCGAACGCGGTGAGCGCGAGGAGCGCATCCGCATCTGGGCCACCGCCAACGGCGCGGCCAAGGGCTGGACTTCGCACCGGACCCTCGACCCCGCGGCCCGCCGCATCACCTTCCGGCAGGAGGTGTCCAGCCCGCCGGTGGCCTCGATGGGCGGTACGTGGATCATCGAGCCGGCCGGGGAGAACGTCTGCCGGGTAAGGCTGTTGCACGACTACCGGGCCGTCGACGACGACCCGGCGGGTCTGGAGTGGATCGACCGGGCCGTCGACCGCAACAGCCGCTCCGAGCTGGCAGCGCTGAAGACCAATGTCGAACGGGTCACCGCCTCGGCCGAGTTGACTCTGTCGTTCATCGACAGTGTGGAGATCAAGGGCTCCGCCAAGGACGTGTACGACTTCCTCAACGAGGCCCAGTCGTGGAGCGAGCGGCTGCCGCACGTCGTGAAGGTCTCCCTCACAGAGGACTCGCCGGGGCTCCAGGTGCTGCGGATGGACACGCTGACCAAGGACGGCTCGGTGCACACCACCGAGTCGGTCCGGGTCTGCTTCCCGCACTCCCGGATCGTCTACAAGCAGACCACGCTGCCGGCGCTGATGACCCTGCACACCGGCTACTGGCAGCTCGACGAGTCGGCCGACGGCGTCACCACCGCCACCTCGCAGCACACGGTGATCCTCAACACCGAGAACATCAGCGGGATCCTGGGCGAGGGCGCGGGGGTCCCCGAGGCCCGCGCGTTCATCCGCGACGCGCTGGGCAACAACAGCCGGGCGACGCTCGGCCACGCCAAGACGTACGCCGAAGCGCGGCGCTGA